Proteins from one Deinococcus apachensis DSM 19763 genomic window:
- a CDS encoding helix-turn-helix domain-containing protein codes for MTTLSSPEFVVQTPEQARLLLDLGYFDVLGEVMRCEASAGEVARAVGLSVKQAHHRLTRLVRADLVEVCGERRRGGRPVKLYRAVARGFQVPFGLTDSATMAELIGTLQRPFMTAYARAAAGEYGRTFGRGAEHDVFFRLDAQGQPSLYVAPSGRTEENLSGYGLFTQVNLKPEVLKELSRRLRELRAWVAEQESHDPGAEPCLLGLLLTPGRLEEG; via the coding sequence GTGACCACCCTGTCCTCCCCGGAATTCGTGGTGCAGACGCCCGAGCAGGCGCGGCTGCTGCTCGACCTCGGCTACTTCGACGTTCTGGGCGAAGTGATGAGGTGCGAGGCCAGCGCGGGCGAGGTGGCGCGGGCGGTGGGCCTGAGCGTCAAGCAGGCGCACCACCGCCTGACGCGCCTGGTGAGGGCGGACTTGGTGGAGGTGTGCGGGGAGCGGCGGCGCGGAGGGCGGCCCGTCAAGCTCTACCGCGCGGTTGCTCGGGGCTTTCAGGTGCCGTTCGGGCTGACCGATTCAGCGACGATGGCCGAGCTGATCGGGACTCTCCAGCGGCCCTTCATGACGGCCTATGCCCGCGCGGCGGCGGGGGAGTACGGGCGAACCTTTGGGCGGGGAGCCGAGCACGACGTTTTCTTCCGGCTGGACGCGCAGGGCCAGCCCAGCCTGTACGTGGCCCCCTCAGGAAGGACGGAGGAGAACCTGTCGGGCTACGGCCTGTTCACGCAGGTCAACCTGAAACCCGAAGTCCTGAAGGAACTCTCCCGGCGGCTGCGGGAGCTGAGGGCCTGGGTGGCCGAGCAGGAAAGCCACGACCCTGGGGCGGAGCCCTGCCTTCTGGGCCTGCTGCTCACGCCGGGACGGCTGGAGGAGGGATAG
- the recD2 gene encoding SF1B family DNA helicase RecD2, whose amino-acid sequence MPAAPAPEPIRVTGGVNKVRFRAESGFTVMTAKIRNAEGEDPDATVIGVMPPLEAGDTFSADVLMEEHREYGYQYRVLNMVLEAQPTDLTEEGVAAYLEARVGGVGKVLAGRIARMFGPATFDVLEGEPDKLLQVPGVTQSTLHKMTASWSQQGLERRLLAGLQGLGLSISQAQRAVKHFGEAALERLTADLFALTEVEGIGFLTADKLWSTQGLPNDDPRRLTAAAVYALQQAGQQAGHSFLPRDRAERGVAHYTRVTPEQARLAVETAVEFGRLSDDPTPDGKSRIYLPHVLRAEKKLAQLIRTLLATPPGGDEWMVPAGAAKGLSGEQAQVLDLLEDHRLVVLTGGPGTGKSTTTRAVADLAEKLGLEVGLCAPTGKAARRLGEVTGRPASTIHRLLGYGPAGFRHNHLEPAPYDLLIVDEVSMCGDGLMLSLLSAVPPGARVLLVGDTDQLPPVDAGLPLHALTATAPTVRLTTVYRQAAENPIIRAAHGLLHGQSPEWGDRRLNLTETEPDVGARRVALMVRELGGPTQVQVLTPMRKGPLGVEMLNHHLQSLFNPGEGGIRIADSEARPGDVVVQTKNDYTNEIFNGTLGTVLKAEGGRLTVDFDGNVVELVGAELFNLQLGYALTVHRAQGSEWPTVLGVLHEAHMPMLSRNLAYTALTRARERFFAAGSASAWSKAAVRQREERNTALLERVRAR is encoded by the coding sequence ATGCCCGCCGCTCCTGCCCCCGAGCCCATCCGCGTCACGGGCGGCGTGAACAAGGTCCGCTTCCGCGCCGAGAGCGGCTTCACCGTCATGACCGCTAAGATCCGCAACGCCGAGGGTGAGGACCCCGACGCCACCGTCATCGGCGTGATGCCCCCCCTGGAGGCTGGGGACACCTTCAGCGCCGACGTGCTGATGGAGGAGCACCGCGAGTACGGCTACCAGTACCGCGTGCTCAACATGGTGCTGGAAGCCCAGCCCACCGACCTGACGGAAGAAGGCGTCGCCGCTTACCTGGAGGCCCGGGTGGGGGGCGTGGGCAAGGTCCTGGCTGGCCGCATCGCCAGGATGTTCGGCCCAGCCACCTTCGACGTGCTGGAAGGGGAGCCGGACAAACTCCTCCAGGTGCCCGGCGTCACGCAGAGCACCCTGCACAAGATGACGGCGAGCTGGAGTCAGCAGGGGCTGGAACGCCGCCTGCTGGCTGGATTGCAGGGCCTCGGACTCTCCATCTCCCAGGCGCAGCGGGCCGTGAAACATTTCGGGGAGGCGGCGCTCGAACGCCTGACAGCTGACCTCTTCGCCCTGACGGAGGTCGAGGGCATCGGCTTCCTGACCGCCGACAAGCTGTGGAGTACCCAGGGTCTCCCGAATGACGATCCACGCCGCCTGACCGCCGCCGCCGTCTACGCCCTTCAGCAGGCTGGGCAGCAGGCTGGGCACAGTTTCTTGCCGCGTGATCGAGCCGAGCGGGGCGTGGCCCACTACACCCGCGTCACCCCGGAGCAGGCGAGGCTGGCCGTCGAAACGGCCGTCGAATTCGGCCGCCTCTCCGACGACCCCACCCCGGATGGCAAGTCCCGCATCTACCTCCCTCACGTCCTGCGCGCGGAGAAAAAGCTCGCGCAGCTTATCCGCACCCTGCTCGCCACGCCGCCCGGGGGGGACGAGTGGATGGTTCCGGCAGGAGCGGCCAAAGGACTGTCCGGGGAACAGGCGCAGGTGCTCGACCTGCTCGAAGACCACCGCCTCGTCGTGCTGACGGGGGGGCCGGGCACGGGCAAGAGCACGACCACCCGGGCCGTTGCCGACCTCGCGGAAAAACTCGGACTGGAGGTCGGCCTCTGTGCCCCCACGGGCAAGGCCGCGCGCCGTCTGGGAGAGGTGACCGGCCGCCCCGCCTCCACCATCCACCGCCTGCTCGGCTACGGACCGGCGGGCTTCCGGCACAACCACCTCGAACCCGCGCCGTATGACTTGCTGATCGTGGACGAGGTGAGCATGTGCGGTGACGGGTTGATGCTCTCGCTACTCTCCGCCGTGCCGCCCGGAGCACGGGTTCTACTGGTGGGCGACACCGACCAGCTTCCCCCGGTGGACGCCGGGCTGCCCCTCCACGCCCTCACGGCCACGGCCCCAACCGTTCGCCTGACCACCGTGTACCGCCAGGCTGCCGAGAACCCCATCATCCGTGCCGCCCACGGCCTGCTGCACGGCCAGTCGCCGGAGTGGGGGGACCGCCGCCTGAACCTCACCGAGACGGAGCCCGATGTCGGCGCCCGCCGCGTGGCCCTGATGGTGCGCGAACTCGGCGGCCCGACCCAGGTCCAGGTTCTCACCCCCATGCGAAAAGGTCCGCTCGGCGTCGAGATGCTCAACCACCACCTCCAGTCCCTCTTCAACCCGGGTGAGGGCGGCATCCGCATCGCGGACAGCGAGGCCCGGCCCGGCGACGTGGTCGTGCAGACGAAGAACGACTACACCAACGAGATCTTCAACGGCACACTGGGCACGGTCCTCAAGGCCGAGGGCGGGCGCCTCACCGTGGACTTCGACGGCAACGTGGTGGAACTCGTGGGCGCCGAACTCTTCAACCTCCAGCTCGGCTACGCCCTGACCGTCCACCGGGCGCAGGGGAGCGAGTGGCCCACGGTGCTGGGCGTGCTGCACGAGGCGCACATGCCCATGCTCTCGCGCAACCTCGCCTACACCGCCCTGACGCGCGCCCGCGAACGCTTCTTCGCGGCGGGCTCGGCGAGTGCCTGGAGCAAGGCCGCCGTCCGTCAGCGCGAGGAGCGCAACACGGCGCTGCTGGAGCGGGTGCGGGCGCGGTAG